A window of the Hypomesus transpacificus isolate Combined female chromosome 8, fHypTra1, whole genome shotgun sequence genome harbors these coding sequences:
- the LOC124470548 gene encoding clavesin-1-like, which yields MTHLQTGLSPDSLEKARLELNENPDTLHQDIQQVRDMIVTRPDIGFLRTDDDFILRFLRARKFNQAETFRLLAQYFQFRQQNLDMFQSFKVDDPGIKRALMDGFPGVLETPDQHGRKILILFASNWDQDRNSFTDILRAILLSLEVLIESPELQINGFILIIDWSNFSFKQASKLTPNILKLAIEGLQDSFPARFGGIHFVNQPWYIHAMYTIIKPFLKDKTRKRIFLHGNNLNTLHQILQPDCLPSEFGGTLPPYDMGIWARSLLGPDYHDETEYTLTYDALHVRENYPGGGEKEQMKRSQSAVEPGTVRQQDRDNTAQPLLALD from the exons ATGACTCACCTTCAAACAGGCCTGAGTCCTGACAGCCTGGAGAAGGCCCGTctggagctgaatgagaaccCGGACACGCTGCACCAGGACATCCAGCAGGTCAGAGACATGATTGTCACCAGGCCAGACATCGGCTTCCTCAGGACCGACGATGACTTCATTCTGCGCTTTCTGCGAGCCAGGAAGTTCAACCAGGCCGAGACGTTTCGCCTGCTGGCCCAGTACTTCCAGTTCCGGCAGCAGAACCTGGACATGTTCCAGAGCTTCAAGGTGGACGACCCAGGGATCAAGCGAGCCCTGATGGACGGGTTTCCAGGAGTTCTGGAGACGCCTGACCAACACGGACGCAAGATCCTCATCCTGTTTGCCTCTAACTGGGACCAGGACAG GAACTCGTTCACAGATATCCTGCGGGCTATCCTGCTGTCTCTGGAGGTGCTGATAGAGAGCCCAGAGCTGCAGATCAACGGCTTCATCCTCATCATCGACTGGAGTAACTTCTCCTTCAAACAGGCCTCCAAGCTCACACCCAACATCCTCAAACTGGCCATCGAAGGCCTACAG GACAGCTTTCCTGCCCGCTTTGGAGGGATCCACTTTGTGAACCAGCCGTGGTATATCCATGCCATGTACACCATCATTAAGCCCTTCCTCAAGGACAAGACCAGGAAACGA atCTTTCTCCATGGTAACAACCTGAACACTCTGCACCAGATCCTGCAGCCAGACTGCCTGCCATCAGAGTTTGGTGGGACACTTCCTCCCTATGACATGGGCATCTGGGCACGCTCGCTACTGGGGCCAGACTACCATGATGAGACCGAGTACACCCTCACCTACGATGCATTGCATGTCCGAGAGAActaccctggaggaggagagaaggagcagatgaagag GTCCCAGTCTGCTGTGGAGCCAGGGACAGTAAGACAACAGGACAGAGACAACACTGCACAGCCTCTTCTGGCCCTGGACTGa